A portion of the Hymenobacter gelipurpurascens genome contains these proteins:
- a CDS encoding DinB family protein has protein sequence MSAPARRTTEFLDSLVADLRQVRETVDQRFRPLTDDQLNRGPGPGKWSVGQCLEHLNIIGGLYLPVMSKKIKAAKERGSAPAETVVHGYFGKKMTEAMRVPASEKAVKAPQQYAPSGMRLPRTVLEVFGRQLDELEGLIEQTRSVNANTIRIPNPIIPLLLPRLTDALELLVVHMQRHIVQAERVLEGQGALKNVAE, from the coding sequence GATTCTCTGGTTGCTGATTTGCGCCAGGTGCGCGAAACGGTAGACCAGCGCTTCCGGCCTCTCACCGACGACCAGCTCAACCGTGGGCCCGGGCCCGGCAAGTGGAGCGTAGGCCAGTGCCTGGAGCATCTCAACATCATTGGGGGCTTGTATCTGCCCGTGATGAGCAAGAAAATAAAGGCCGCGAAGGAGCGCGGCTCCGCGCCTGCTGAAACCGTGGTACATGGCTACTTTGGCAAAAAGATGACAGAAGCCATGCGGGTGCCGGCCTCTGAAAAAGCCGTAAAAGCGCCGCAGCAATATGCGCCCAGCGGTATGCGCCTGCCCCGCACCGTGCTGGAGGTTTTCGGCCGCCAGCTGGATGAGCTGGAAGGCCTCATTGAGCAGACGCGCAGCGTCAATGCCAACACCATCAGGATTCCGAACCCCATAATTCCGCTGTTGCTGCCGCGCCTCACCGATGCGCTGGAGCTGTTGGTAGTACACATGCAGCGCCATATTGTCCAGGCCGAGCGGGTGCTGGAAGGGCAAGGAGCTCTGAAGAACGTAGCCGAATAA